One Desulfovibrio sp. JC010 genomic window carries:
- a CDS encoding HAD family hydrolase, whose amino-acid sequence MSARQRAEKIKLLILDVDGVLTDGGLYYDKDGNVTKRFNVQDGLGIKFAQQAGLDLAVITGLNHGAVEKRVTELGITEYYPGQKEKLPFYEKLLKDKGLTDEEVAYMGDDWIDAPVMVRVGLPMAVKNAQPEIFGISKWISSREGGHGAVREAISFILDSQGKLNDIWQEWAG is encoded by the coding sequence ATGTCTGCTAGACAGCGTGCTGAAAAAATCAAGCTGCTCATTCTCGATGTGGACGGCGTGCTCACTGACGGCGGTCTTTATTATGATAAGGATGGCAACGTAACCAAGCGGTTCAACGTGCAGGACGGTCTGGGCATCAAGTTTGCGCAGCAGGCCGGGCTTGATCTGGCTGTTATCACCGGGCTTAATCACGGCGCGGTGGAAAAGCGGGTTACCGAGCTGGGCATTACCGAATATTATCCGGGCCAGAAGGAAAAACTTCCTTTTTATGAAAAGCTGCTCAAGGACAAAGGGCTCACTGATGAGGAAGTTGCCTACATGGGCGATGACTGGATCGATGCTCCGGTGATGGTCCGGGTGGGCTTGCCCATGGCTGTTAAAAATGCCCAGCCTGAAATTTTTGGCATTTCCAAATGGATTTCCAGCCGCGAAGGCGGACATGGTGCCGTGCGCGAGGCCATTTCATTTATCCTTGACTCGCAGGGCAAGTTGAACGACATCTGGCAAGAGTGGGCAGGTTAG